The proteins below come from a single Acidobacteriota bacterium genomic window:
- a CDS encoding DUF5615 family PIN-like protein, with protein MGTLWSELGPVADAAAGRTRVYADANVPAGLVRFMREQLRWDVLFVMDHPDLRRARDAEHYRLARQLRRTLVTLDRDYLDDRRFPPGQGSGVLVMAAPDERGLAALLARLDEQLFTGAPLPLDGRKLHAHPDWQPEHA; from the coding sequence ATGGGAACCCTGTGGTCGGAGTTGGGGCCGGTGGCCGACGCGGCGGCCGGGCGGACGCGGGTATATGCCGACGCCAACGTGCCGGCGGGGCTCGTCAGGTTCATGCGCGAGCAGTTGCGCTGGGACGTCCTGTTCGTGATGGATCATCCGGACCTGCGCCGGGCCCGTGATGCCGAGCACTACCGGCTGGCCCGACAGTTGCGCCGGACGCTCGTGACGCTCGATCGCGACTACCTGGACGACCGGCGGTTTCCGCCCGGGCAGGGCAGCGGCGTGCTGGTGATGGCCGCCCCCGACGAACGCGGGCTGGCGGCGTTGCTCGCGCGCCTCGACGAACAGTTGTTTACCGGTGCGCCGTTGCCGCTCGACGGCCGCAAGCTGCACGCGCACCCTGATTGGCAACCCGAACATGCCTGA
- a CDS encoding HAD-IA family hydrolase, with the protein MIIAFDLDGTLIDSARDLGEAASELVQGYGARPLAVAQVVTMVGDGAPVLVQRALTESGLDPETPGALERFLRIYDRRLMDHTVVYPGIREELARAVRRGPLAVLTNKPLGPAIGLLEALGLRGFFARIIGGDGEYGRKPDPAGLNALRTLAPSEPIVLVGDSPADADTAAAAGCPFVLARYGFGAAKFGPAPATPYTLDHPRELSAVLDAIR; encoded by the coding sequence GTGATCATCGCCTTTGACTTGGACGGCACGCTGATTGATTCGGCGCGCGATCTCGGCGAAGCAGCCAGCGAGCTGGTGCAGGGCTACGGTGCCCGGCCATTGGCGGTCGCGCAGGTCGTGACGATGGTGGGCGACGGGGCGCCGGTGCTGGTGCAGCGCGCGTTGACCGAGTCGGGACTTGATCCCGAGACGCCCGGCGCCCTCGAACGCTTCCTGCGAATCTACGATCGCCGGCTCATGGATCACACCGTGGTGTACCCCGGCATCCGCGAGGAGCTGGCGCGCGCGGTGCGGCGGGGGCCGCTGGCGGTCTTGACCAACAAGCCGCTCGGCCCCGCGATCGGCTTGCTCGAAGCACTCGGCCTGCGCGGCTTCTTCGCGCGCATCATCGGCGGCGACGGCGAGTACGGGCGCAAGCCCGATCCCGCCGGCCTGAACGCGCTGCGCACGCTGGCACCCTCTGAGCCGATCGTCCTGGTTGGGGATTCACCTGCCGATGCGGACACGGCCGCAGCCGCGGGCTGTCCCTTCGTGCTGGCACGCTACGGGTTTGGGGCGGCCAAGTTTGGCCCGGCGCCAGCCACGCCGTATACCCTCGATCACCCGCGCGAACTGTCGGCGGTACTCGACGCTATTCGGTAA
- a CDS encoding heavy-metal-associated domain-containing protein has translation MAPVRSALLSVKGVTRAQVRLESHEATVTYDPAQATIEDMIKAVSEAQGPIGQEYTATVKKEKPASN, from the coding sequence ATTGCGCCAGTGCGGTCCGCACTGCTCTCCGTCAAAGGGGTCACTCGTGCCCAGGTCAGGCTCGAGAGCCACGAGGCCACCGTGACCTACGACCCGGCGCAAGCAACGATCGAGGACATGATCAAGGCCGTGTCCGAAGCGCAAGGGCCAATCGGACAGGAATACACCGCTACCGTGAAGAAGGAGAAACCGGCATCCAATTGA
- a CDS encoding protein kinase, translating to MLSPGTRLGNYQIISGIGAGGMGEVYRAHDTVLHREVALKLVHPDFCHHPDSLSRLRREARALAALNHPNVATLHELAEFGGSCGLVMELVSGETLADTLRRGPVTGGEALRLGTQIAAALEAAHERGVIHRDLKPANIKITTDGYVKVLDFGLARRDSDNPDAALHSTLVTTSGTVLGTAPYMSPEQARGAPVDRRTDVWAFGCVLYEMLTGRLAFDGGSRSDIIAAILEREPDWSALPPDTPPHVRRLLQRCLQKDVRRRFRDIGDVRLELEEPPAIEGVAGVPPGGTAGRITWMRAAAWVAAGAALGGLAVIAWRPLPSAVATEVKFSIALPDDERLAATALSAVAMAPDGRSVVYAASRGATTQLLRRTLDSATASVLQGTFGAVSPFFSPDGQWVAFFADGRLKKVPAGGGPPVVICDAADGLGGSWSTSGTIVFAAATGAALQRVSADGGVASRATELDVGRGEFSHRWPEALPGGDTILFTVGTVGEWDEAAIVAYSLSSGRRTEVLKGGTNPRYLSSGHLAYAHDGAIWIAAFDAQRLAVTGKPVRALERVATTVDGAAQFAVSPSGAMVYQPAFSAAARRLVVVDGNEQTPLAAPLHAYVTPRLSPDGRRVLLGVADNAEHVWSYELATGALTQLTFEAANRAPIWSADGQRMTFASTLHGALNLFVVPANGEGSAERLAPSESLQIPGSWSPDGQTLAFMEQHSSTGRDIMLLGRGGDRVAFMNTTADESAPRFSPDGRWIAYVSNESGQPQVYLRPTSPAAAARRVSVTGGTEPVWRRDGGALYYRSEGRLLAAPLAGGTPQPSRVVLAAAGEPGTFDAAGYDVMSGNERFLMITSASPATALSELRVVLNWMPVSPSSR from the coding sequence ATGCTCAGCCCGGGGACCCGGCTCGGCAATTACCAAATCATCAGCGGCATCGGTGCCGGTGGCATGGGCGAGGTCTACCGGGCACACGACACGGTCCTGCACCGCGAGGTCGCGCTGAAACTGGTGCATCCCGACTTCTGCCACCATCCTGACAGCCTGAGCCGACTGCGCCGGGAGGCCCGCGCTCTTGCCGCCCTCAACCATCCGAACGTCGCCACCTTGCACGAACTCGCAGAGTTCGGCGGCAGTTGCGGCCTCGTCATGGAACTGGTGAGCGGCGAGACACTGGCCGACACGCTGCGCCGGGGCCCGGTGACTGGCGGCGAGGCGCTGCGACTGGGCACGCAGATCGCCGCGGCTCTCGAGGCCGCGCACGAGCGCGGCGTCATCCATCGTGATCTGAAACCGGCCAACATCAAGATCACCACTGACGGGTACGTCAAGGTTCTCGACTTCGGCCTGGCGAGAAGGGACAGCGACAACCCCGATGCGGCCCTCCACTCGACCCTGGTGACCACCAGCGGCACGGTGCTCGGAACCGCGCCTTACATGAGTCCCGAGCAGGCGCGCGGCGCACCGGTCGATCGCCGCACCGATGTCTGGGCCTTTGGCTGCGTGCTGTATGAAATGCTGACCGGGCGCCTCGCCTTCGACGGCGGCTCGCGCTCGGACATCATCGCCGCCATTCTCGAGCGCGAACCGGATTGGTCGGCGCTGCCCCCGGACACGCCGCCGCACGTGCGGCGGCTGTTGCAACGCTGTCTCCAGAAGGACGTGCGACGCCGGTTTCGAGACATTGGCGATGTGCGGCTGGAGTTGGAAGAACCGCCCGCGATCGAAGGCGTGGCCGGCGTGCCGCCGGGCGGCACCGCAGGACGCATCACGTGGATGCGCGCTGCGGCATGGGTCGCGGCTGGCGCCGCTCTCGGTGGCCTGGCGGTGATCGCCTGGCGGCCGCTCCCTTCAGCCGTGGCCACCGAAGTAAAGTTCTCGATCGCGCTGCCCGACGACGAACGGCTGGCCGCGACGGCCCTCAGCGCGGTCGCGATGGCGCCCGATGGCCGGTCCGTGGTCTACGCCGCCAGCCGCGGCGCCACCACCCAATTACTGCGGCGGACGCTCGATTCCGCGACGGCATCCGTGCTCCAGGGCACGTTCGGCGCGGTCAGCCCGTTCTTTTCGCCCGACGGCCAATGGGTGGCCTTCTTCGCCGACGGCAGGCTGAAGAAGGTGCCGGCCGGCGGCGGCCCGCCGGTCGTCATCTGCGACGCGGCCGATGGCCTTGGCGGCAGTTGGAGCACCAGCGGCACGATCGTCTTTGCGGCGGCGACTGGCGCCGCGTTACAGCGGGTCTCCGCCGATGGTGGCGTTGCGTCACGCGCCACCGAGCTCGACGTGGGTCGCGGCGAGTTCAGCCATCGATGGCCGGAGGCGCTTCCCGGCGGCGACACCATCCTCTTCACCGTTGGTACCGTCGGTGAATGGGATGAGGCCGCGATCGTGGCGTATTCACTGAGCAGCGGCCGGCGGACGGAGGTGCTCAAGGGTGGGACCAACCCGCGCTACCTCTCGTCGGGGCACCTCGCCTATGCCCACGATGGCGCCATCTGGATTGCCGCGTTCGACGCGCAACGGCTGGCGGTCACCGGCAAACCGGTTCGGGCACTCGAGCGGGTGGCCACGACGGTGGATGGCGCGGCGCAGTTTGCGGTCTCACCGTCGGGCGCGATGGTCTATCAGCCGGCGTTCTCGGCCGCGGCGCGGCGCCTGGTCGTGGTCGACGGCAATGAGCAGACGCCGCTCGCCGCGCCGCTGCATGCGTATGTGACCCCGCGCTTGTCGCCCGACGGGCGACGCGTCCTGCTTGGCGTCGCCGACAATGCCGAACACGTCTGGTCGTATGAACTGGCGACCGGGGCGCTCACGCAACTGACGTTCGAGGCCGCGAACCGCGCCCCAATCTGGTCCGCCGACGGCCAGCGCATGACGTTCGCGTCCACGCTCCACGGCGCGCTGAACCTGTTCGTCGTGCCCGCGAACGGGGAAGGGTCCGCCGAGCGACTGGCACCGAGCGAGTCGCTGCAGATCCCGGGGTCGTGGTCGCCGGACGGCCAGACCCTGGCCTTCATGGAACAGCATTCCTCGACCGGCCGCGACATCATGCTGCTCGGCCGCGGCGGAGACCGCGTCGCGTTCATGAACACGACAGCGGATGAAAGCGCGCCGCGGTTCTCCCCAGATGGTCGCTGGATCGCGTACGTGTCGAACGAGTCGGGCCAGCCGCAGGTCTACCTGCGGCCGACGAGCCCGGCCGCCGCGGCGCGTCGAGTGTCTGTCACGGGGGGGACGGAACCCGTGTGGCGCCGGGATGGCGGCGCGCTCTACTATCGTTCGGAAGGCCGGCTGCTCGCCGCGCCGCTGGCCGGCGGTACGCCCCAGCCGAGCCGCGTGGTCCTGGCCGCCGCGGGCGAGCCCGGCACATTCGATGCCGCGGGCTACGACGTGATGAGCGGCAACGAGCGTTTTCTGATGATCACCAGCGCCTCACCGGCGACTGCGCTTTCAGAGTTGCGCGTCGTCCTCAATTGGATGCCGGTTTCTCCTTCTTCACGGTAG
- a CDS encoding alpha/beta hydrolase, protein MRITPLPAAVIVCLLSASAVLTAGRPPQAAPAQVATAPAPAALATAPDQQFTAEGVTLRYREAGSGDAVVLIHGYSAALESMLGVAKALPQTHRMVALDVRGFGRSSKFAEPARFGQQMVDDVIRLMDHLRVPRAHVIGHSMGALIAANVAARYPDRVSTATLVAGPFYADAATFSKESAQWIADLEGGAGLANFMKWLFPAMKPEMAGMVNAQAMKGNDLGSLVGVMKSLPAMAVNGLPKGGNKALLVAGTGDPLHPLSVTFAKQSPGARLIEVPGGDHVGVITNAAAITAMRAHLQQ, encoded by the coding sequence ATGCGAATCACGCCGCTCCCCGCTGCCGTCATCGTCTGCCTCCTTTCTGCCAGCGCGGTGCTGACCGCGGGCCGGCCGCCCCAGGCCGCGCCAGCCCAGGTCGCCACGGCGCCGGCGCCAGCGGCACTCGCCACCGCGCCGGACCAGCAGTTCACCGCCGAGGGCGTCACGCTGCGCTACCGTGAAGCGGGATCCGGCGATGCCGTCGTGCTCATTCACGGCTACAGTGCGGCGCTCGAGAGCATGCTGGGCGTTGCGAAGGCGCTGCCGCAGACCCACCGGATGGTCGCGCTTGATGTCCGCGGCTTCGGCCGCAGCAGCAAGTTCGCCGAGCCGGCACGCTTCGGGCAGCAGATGGTCGATGACGTGATCCGGTTGATGGATCACTTGAGAGTCCCGCGGGCGCACGTGATCGGCCATTCCATGGGCGCGCTGATTGCCGCCAACGTCGCGGCCCGTTACCCCGACCGGGTCAGCACCGCCACGCTCGTGGCGGGTCCGTTCTACGCCGACGCGGCCACCTTCAGCAAGGAGTCGGCGCAGTGGATCGCCGACCTCGAGGGCGGCGCCGGCCTCGCCAACTTCATGAAGTGGCTGTTCCCGGCGATGAAGCCGGAGATGGCCGGCATGGTCAACGCGCAGGCGATGAAGGGCAACGACCTCGGCTCACTCGTCGGCGTCATGAAGTCGCTGCCGGCCATGGCCGTCAACGGCTTGCCCAAGGGCGGCAACAAGGCGTTGCTGGTTGCCGGCACGGGCGATCCGCTTCACCCGCTGTCGGTGACCTTCGCCAAGCAATCCCCCGGCGCGCGCCTGATCGAAGTCCCTGGCGGCGATCACGTCGGTGTGATCACCAACGCGGCGGCCATCACCGCGATGCGCGCACACCTGCAGCAGTAA
- a CDS encoding DUF4097 family beta strand repeat-containing protein, whose translation MRFTSARSLPVTGAFLLASTLLAGCEVNLNTEGLSARETKSFKVTGLPQIDLETWDGAIEIHSWDKPEVEVEIEKRAMEQSLIDQIKVEATQQGDTIVLKVTGPSRAGFSGVTLGVNISPTARLRVAVPRASNLVARSGDGSIRAEALDGKIVLNTADGSVTATRLSGDIQVRSGDGSIRLDKVTGTVDLETDDGSIGFEGQPSVLRLKTGDGSVRVQIDPDTVMTDNWDLTTGDGSVTLTLPSAFGAELDAETSDGSVRSSHPLLDDGRDERREGEGSDDRRERRRILRSKMGDGGKTLRIRTGDGTIRIER comes from the coding sequence ATGAGGTTCACGTCCGCTCGTTCACTGCCCGTCACGGGCGCGTTTCTACTCGCGTCGACGTTGCTGGCGGGGTGCGAGGTCAACCTCAATACCGAGGGCCTGTCGGCCCGCGAGACCAAGTCGTTCAAGGTCACCGGCCTGCCGCAGATCGACCTCGAAACGTGGGACGGCGCCATCGAAATCCACTCGTGGGACAAGCCCGAGGTGGAGGTCGAGATCGAGAAGCGCGCCATGGAGCAGTCGCTCATCGATCAGATCAAGGTCGAGGCCACGCAGCAGGGCGACACGATCGTGTTGAAGGTCACCGGGCCGTCGCGCGCCGGCTTCAGCGGCGTCACCCTCGGCGTGAACATCTCGCCGACGGCGCGCCTGCGGGTGGCCGTGCCGCGCGCCAGCAACCTTGTCGCTCGCAGCGGCGACGGGTCGATTCGCGCCGAGGCCCTCGACGGCAAGATTGTGCTCAACACCGCGGACGGCAGCGTGACCGCCACCCGCCTGTCGGGCGACATCCAGGTGCGCTCCGGCGATGGCTCGATCCGGCTCGACAAGGTCACCGGCACGGTCGACCTGGAAACCGACGATGGCAGCATTGGTTTCGAGGGGCAGCCGTCGGTATTGCGGCTGAAGACCGGTGACGGTTCGGTGCGCGTGCAGATCGACCCCGACACCGTGATGACCGACAACTGGGATCTCACCACCGGCGACGGGAGCGTGACGCTGACCCTGCCGTCGGCGTTTGGCGCCGAGCTCGACGCCGAAACCAGCGACGGCTCGGTGCGCTCGTCTCACCCGCTGCTCGACGACGGCCGCGACGAGCGCCGCGAAGGCGAGGGCAGCGACGATCGGCGCGAGCGCCGGCGCATCCTGCGATCGAAGATGGGCGACGGCGGCAAGACCCTGCGGATTCGGACCGGCGACGGCACCATCCGTATCGAACGGTAG
- a CDS encoding ROK family protein — protein MPELTLGVDLSDLVARVVVVNDAGQVLSRGHLPPAAGNPAHALRDTVKRAMAGAGGKVTASAVALPQPGDPVAADFAAMLAEAAPGARAAVPIAAGTAAAIAEQWCGAARGLKQVITCAIGEHVTAGVLINGEPWLGAHGLAGSICWLALNPVEREDYRRYGGLEAEVASAGIVRRLVWRIKSGDRSSVADNVGGDLTRLTADDVFQGARVGDGVCISVVRDTAKYVGMAVANLVTMLDPEAVVLGGTIAASGDMMLEAIRLECSRRLRPAQSEHVRIVLSTLGADAVAIGAARAAARPPA, from the coding sequence ATGCCTGAACTGACGCTTGGCGTCGATCTCTCGGACCTGGTCGCGCGCGTGGTCGTCGTCAATGACGCCGGCCAGGTGCTGTCGCGCGGCCACCTGCCGCCGGCTGCCGGCAATCCGGCCCATGCCCTGCGCGACACCGTGAAGCGCGCCATGGCCGGCGCCGGCGGCAAGGTCACCGCCAGTGCGGTGGCGCTGCCGCAGCCAGGAGATCCCGTAGCCGCCGACTTCGCCGCCATGCTCGCCGAGGCGGCGCCGGGCGCGCGCGCCGCCGTGCCGATTGCCGCCGGGACCGCGGCTGCGATCGCCGAGCAATGGTGCGGCGCGGCCCGCGGCCTGAAACAGGTCATCACCTGCGCCATTGGCGAACATGTCACGGCCGGCGTCCTGATCAACGGCGAACCGTGGCTTGGCGCGCACGGCCTGGCCGGCTCGATCTGCTGGCTGGCACTCAACCCGGTGGAACGCGAAGACTATCGCCGCTACGGCGGCCTCGAGGCCGAAGTGGCGTCCGCCGGGATTGTTCGCCGGCTGGTGTGGCGCATCAAGTCGGGCGATCGCTCCTCGGTCGCCGACAACGTCGGCGGCGACCTCACGCGCCTGACCGCTGATGATGTGTTCCAGGGGGCGCGGGTTGGCGATGGCGTGTGCATCTCGGTGGTCCGCGACACCGCGAAGTACGTTGGCATGGCCGTGGCCAACCTGGTGACGATGCTCGATCCGGAGGCCGTCGTCCTCGGCGGCACCATCGCCGCGTCCGGCGACATGATGCTCGAGGCGATTCGCCTGGAATGCAGCCGCCGGCTGCGGCCGGCGCAGTCCGAACACGTGCGCATCGTGCTGTCCACGCTCGGCGCCGACGCCGTCGCCATCGGCGCGGCCCGCGCGGCCGCGCGACCGCCGGCATGA
- the nagA gene encoding N-acetylglucosamine-6-phosphate deacetylase, protein MMVLAGADLVLPDRVVERGTLVIRDGRIEAIRSRAVDGPAGATRIDCSGQVIVPGFIDVHVHGIEGIDALDGAGAVADMAGRLPKYGVTAFCPTSVACGPATLAALLTAVAAARRSLAPRSARVLPAHLESNFINPDWNGAQPRRCLRLPPRPGDQEPRDGARRGGTLVPPVDPVDGEFSALDILDVIARHRDAAGIITLAPELPGGLELVRALVAAGHRVSLGHTGASYDEAKAAIEAGACQATHLFNRMSAPTSRSPGVVGAVLESESVAAEIICDGVHVHPALVALAMRAKTARRLMAITDGTAGSGLPPGSRARLGEQDIIVTAQSAQLADGTLAGSVLTMDGAFRRLVQQAGVSLTDAARLCSTTPAAELGLAEVGAIAAGRMADLVVLGPGLAVRRTYVAGSAVWEH, encoded by the coding sequence ATGATGGTGCTCGCCGGCGCCGACCTGGTTCTGCCGGATCGCGTCGTCGAGCGAGGCACGCTGGTGATTCGCGACGGCCGCATCGAGGCCATCCGGTCGCGCGCCGTCGATGGACCGGCCGGCGCGACCCGCATCGATTGCTCCGGCCAGGTGATCGTGCCCGGCTTCATCGACGTTCACGTGCACGGCATCGAGGGCATCGACGCGCTTGATGGCGCCGGCGCCGTCGCCGACATGGCCGGCCGCCTGCCGAAGTACGGGGTGACCGCGTTCTGCCCGACGTCGGTGGCGTGCGGCCCGGCGACGCTGGCCGCCCTGCTGACCGCGGTCGCCGCGGCGCGGCGGTCGCTCGCACCGCGGTCGGCGCGGGTGCTGCCCGCGCATCTCGAAAGCAACTTCATCAACCCCGACTGGAACGGCGCGCAGCCGCGGCGCTGCCTGCGGCTGCCGCCGCGACCGGGTGATCAGGAACCTAGGGATGGGGCACGTCGCGGCGGGACGTTAGTCCCGCCTGTTGATCCGGTGGATGGCGAATTCAGCGCGCTCGACATTCTCGACGTGATCGCGCGTCATCGCGACGCGGCCGGGATCATCACCCTGGCGCCGGAACTGCCCGGTGGCCTGGAGTTGGTGCGCGCGTTGGTGGCGGCTGGACACCGGGTCTCGCTCGGCCACACCGGCGCCAGCTACGATGAAGCGAAGGCGGCCATCGAGGCCGGCGCGTGCCAGGCCACGCACCTGTTCAATCGCATGTCCGCGCCGACATCGCGTTCGCCGGGCGTGGTCGGCGCCGTGCTCGAATCAGAGTCGGTCGCCGCCGAGATCATCTGCGACGGCGTTCACGTGCACCCGGCGCTCGTCGCGCTGGCGATGCGCGCGAAGACCGCGCGGCGGCTCATGGCGATCACCGACGGCACGGCCGGCTCAGGGCTGCCGCCGGGCTCTCGGGCACGGCTGGGCGAGCAGGACATCATCGTGACCGCACAGAGCGCCCAGCTCGCCGACGGCACCCTGGCCGGCAGCGTGCTCACCATGGATGGCGCGTTTCGCCGGCTCGTTCAGCAGGCCGGCGTGAGCCTCACCGATGCGGCCCGTCTCTGTTCGACCACCCCCGCGGCCGAGCTCGGGCTGGCCGAGGTCGGGGCGATCGCCGCCGGCCGCATGGCCGACCTCGTGGTGCTGGGCCCGGGCCTGGCGGTTCGCCGGACCTACGTCGCCGGGTCGGCCGTATGGGAACACTGA
- the speY gene encoding deoxyhypusine synthase translates to MPYRTPGAPKGAKSFLKGKPIRYYRPKGSAAVRTLIDEGFQAFNAARLGEACRIYGDKMLAKKSNTTIALTMAGAMTPAGLGGCVIELMERGLIDFIISTGANLYHDLHYALNFTLRRGSPFVDDRVLYDEGVIRIYDVLFPAQVLLDTDSFIRDFLVSSGLEGPMSSAEMHEHLGRHLLKVRPGCAKYSIVASAVKFGVPIYTSSPGDSSIGMNVAYHELINRSTLQVDPNKDVNEVCAIIRAAEKNGCVILGGGSPKNFYLQGQPTLWEVYGILKGGNDYFIQITTDSVVWGGLSGATPAEAVSWGKVNPSVLPDTAVVYADSTIAFPLFCEYAVGHKNGRRPRKGLLSQREALVADLEREARKQIKKRGKAKA, encoded by the coding sequence ATGCCATACCGAACCCCTGGCGCGCCCAAAGGGGCCAAGTCATTCCTCAAGGGCAAGCCGATCCGTTACTACCGGCCGAAGGGCAGCGCCGCCGTCCGCACGCTGATCGACGAGGGGTTCCAGGCCTTCAACGCGGCACGGCTCGGCGAAGCCTGCCGGATTTACGGCGACAAGATGCTCGCCAAGAAAAGCAACACCACCATCGCGTTAACGATGGCCGGTGCCATGACCCCGGCCGGTCTGGGCGGCTGCGTCATCGAACTGATGGAGCGCGGCCTGATCGACTTCATCATCAGCACCGGCGCCAATCTCTACCACGATCTGCACTACGCCCTGAATTTCACGCTCCGCCGCGGCTCGCCGTTCGTGGACGACCGCGTGCTCTACGACGAAGGCGTCATCCGCATCTACGACGTGCTGTTTCCGGCGCAGGTCCTGCTCGATACCGACAGCTTCATCCGCGACTTCCTGGTCTCGAGCGGTCTCGAGGGGCCGATGTCGTCGGCCGAAATGCATGAACATCTCGGCCGGCACCTGTTGAAGGTGCGGCCCGGGTGCGCCAAGTATTCCATCGTCGCCTCGGCGGTCAAGTTCGGCGTGCCCATTTACACCTCGTCGCCAGGCGACAGTTCGATCGGCATGAACGTGGCCTACCACGAACTGATCAACCGCAGCACGTTGCAGGTCGATCCCAACAAGGACGTCAACGAGGTGTGCGCGATCATCCGCGCCGCCGAGAAAAACGGCTGCGTCATCCTCGGCGGCGGCTCGCCGAAAAACTTCTACCTGCAGGGCCAGCCCACGCTGTGGGAGGTCTACGGCATACTCAAGGGCGGCAACGACTACTTCATCCAGATCACCACCGACTCGGTGGTGTGGGGCGGCTTGTCGGGCGCCACGCCCGCCGAAGCGGTGAGCTGGGGCAAGGTGAACCCGAGCGTGCTGCCCGACACCGCGGTGGTCTACGCCGACTCGACCATCGCGTTCCCGTTATTCTGCGAGTACGCGGTCGGCCACAAGAACGGCCGCCGCCCGCGCAAGGGACTGCTGTCGCAACGGGAGGCGCTCGTCGCCGACCTCGAGCGCGAGGCCCGAAAGCAGATCAAGAAACGCGGGAAGGCCAAAGCCTGA
- a CDS encoding metal-dependent transcriptional regulator, translating into MELFLVQVIGMKWDEVHDDAEQMEHVVSDRLIERIDEMLGQPEVDPHGDPIPTAEGHLPHRTLESLLTCPLNTPVTVARVTDQDAAFLQFIEGNNLKPGQTIEVEARDEVSDSVRLKGANDERITIGARAASKLLVTE; encoded by the coding sequence ATCGAACTGTTCCTCGTCCAGGTGATCGGCATGAAGTGGGACGAGGTGCACGACGATGCGGAGCAGATGGAGCACGTGGTGTCGGATCGCCTGATCGAACGCATCGACGAGATGCTCGGGCAACCCGAAGTGGATCCGCACGGCGACCCCATTCCCACCGCCGAGGGCCACCTGCCGCATCGCACGCTCGAAAGCCTGCTGACCTGCCCGCTCAATACGCCGGTGACCGTCGCCCGCGTGACCGATCAGGATGCCGCGTTCCTGCAGTTCATCGAAGGCAACAACCTCAAGCCGGGCCAGACCATTGAAGTCGAAGCCCGTGACGAAGTCTCCGACAGCGTCCGTCTCAAGGGCGCCAACGACGAGCGCATCACGATCGGCGCGCGCGCTGCCTCGAAGTTGCTGGTTACCGAATAG
- a CDS encoding peroxiredoxin — translation MAAPGLSAAHQVALKVGDQAPPFTLQGSDGRTYRLSDYSGKQVVVLAWFAKAFTSGUTAECKSLRESGEEIRRFNVTHFAVSVDTAATNRAFAQSLGVDYPILSDPTKAVATAYGVVDEDQPFASRWTFFIGLDGRILHIDKQVNPATHGKVIAARLAELGVRRRGAP, via the coding sequence ATGGCCGCGCCGGGCTTGAGCGCTGCTCATCAGGTGGCCCTGAAGGTCGGGGACCAGGCACCACCGTTCACCCTCCAGGGGTCGGATGGGCGCACCTACCGGCTCTCTGACTACAGCGGCAAGCAAGTGGTCGTGCTGGCCTGGTTCGCGAAAGCCTTCACCAGCGGTTGAACCGCCGAGTGCAAGTCACTCCGTGAGAGTGGCGAAGAAATCCGGCGGTTCAACGTCACGCACTTTGCCGTCAGCGTCGACACCGCTGCGACCAACCGTGCGTTCGCCCAGTCGCTCGGCGTCGATTATCCGATTCTGAGTGATCCCACCAAGGCCGTGGCCACGGCCTATGGCGTGGTCGATGAAGACCAGCCATTCGCGTCGCGCTGGACATTTTTCATCGGGCTCGACGGCCGCATCCTGCACATTGACAAGCAGGTCAATCCGGCAACGCACGGCAAGGTCATCGCCGCCAGGTTGGCCGAACTCGGCGTCCGGCGCCGCGGGGCGCCCTAG
- a CDS encoding 7-cyano-7-deazaguanine synthase, with amino-acid sequence MNTLVLLSGGLDSAVLAAHEAQTATVQPVYVSVGLAWEPGERATVERLLTSPRFAGKLLPLACVEFTMRDVYPPAHWAIRGVPPAYDTPDADAYLQGRNLVLLTKAAMVAARSGATRIALGPLAGNPFPDARPEFFAAMAAALRLGLDHPVEIATPFLSWGKAQVIRRGVELGVPLELTLSCMNPAAADVVPRHCGLCSKCRERRAAFADAAVSDPSEYANPSPR; translated from the coding sequence ATGAACACGCTGGTCCTACTCTCCGGCGGGCTTGATAGCGCGGTGCTGGCCGCGCACGAAGCCCAGACGGCCACGGTGCAACCGGTGTACGTCAGCGTCGGGCTGGCGTGGGAGCCTGGTGAACGGGCGACGGTCGAACGGTTGCTGACGTCGCCGCGGTTCGCGGGCAAGCTCCTGCCGCTGGCGTGCGTGGAGTTCACCATGCGCGACGTCTACCCGCCGGCGCACTGGGCCATTCGCGGGGTCCCGCCGGCCTACGACACTCCCGACGCAGACGCCTATCTCCAGGGACGCAACCTGGTGCTGCTGACCAAGGCCGCGATGGTCGCCGCCCGCAGCGGCGCGACCCGCATTGCGCTCGGGCCGCTGGCCGGTAACCCATTCCCCGACGCGCGGCCGGAGTTCTTCGCCGCCATGGCGGCCGCACTGAGGCTGGGACTCGATCATCCCGTCGAGATCGCGACTCCGTTCTTGAGCTGGGGCAAGGCGCAGGTGATTCGACGCGGTGTCGAGCTGGGCGTGCCGCTGGAACTGACCCTCTCCTGCATGAACCCGGCGGCCGCTGATGTCGTGCCGCGGCACTGCGGGCTCTGCAGCAAATGCCGTGAACGAAGGGCTGCGTTCGCCGACGCCGCCGTGAGCGATCCGAGCGAGTACGCCAATCCCTCACCACGCTAG